The proteins below come from a single Plantactinospora sp. KBS50 genomic window:
- a CDS encoding cytochrome d ubiquinol oxidase subunit II, with product METLWYALLGLFLAGYLVLGGYDYGVGLTLARTADPAARRQALTALGPFFLGNEVWLVASAGILFGAFPGLEGELLSGLYPALLLALPGVVLVTAAVQLRGRVAGEPARARWDRAVVAGSALAALGWGAVLAGLLQGVPPAGGAGAVLTPFVTTGALVLLALVAVHGNTFLALRLPGPAAAAAARRGARLVPVALVAVAAATAVGLASARVRGSVQQPAVALATPVLLGLLLLAVRAALRRGRAGTAFAASAAMLALPVFAVAASSWPYALVTGTDPTAGLTVTQVAAGAPTLRFLNLAAAPLLPVLLGSQLMCWWLFRGRVDGRAPVYW from the coding sequence GTGGAAACGCTCTGGTACGCCCTGCTCGGGCTGTTCCTCGCCGGCTATCTGGTGCTCGGCGGCTACGACTACGGGGTGGGGCTCACCCTCGCCCGGACCGCCGATCCGGCCGCGCGCCGCCAGGCGCTCACCGCGCTCGGCCCGTTCTTCCTCGGCAACGAGGTGTGGCTGGTCGCCTCGGCCGGCATCCTGTTCGGCGCCTTCCCCGGGCTGGAGGGCGAGCTGCTGTCCGGGCTGTACCCGGCGTTGCTGCTGGCGCTGCCCGGCGTCGTGCTGGTGACCGCCGCCGTGCAACTGCGCGGCCGGGTCGCCGGGGAGCCGGCCCGCGCCCGGTGGGACCGGGCCGTCGTCGCCGGCAGCGCGCTCGCCGCCCTCGGCTGGGGCGCCGTGCTGGCCGGCCTGCTCCAGGGCGTACCGCCGGCGGGCGGGGCGGGCGCGGTGCTCACCCCGTTCGTGACGACCGGCGCGCTGGTCCTGCTCGCCCTCGTCGCGGTGCACGGAAACACGTTCCTGGCGCTGCGGCTGCCCGGACCGGCCGCCGCCGCGGCCGCCCGGCGCGGCGCCCGGCTCGTCCCGGTCGCGCTGGTCGCGGTCGCCGCGGCCACCGCCGTCGGGCTGGCCTCGGCGCGGGTACGCGGGAGCGTGCAGCAGCCGGCGGTCGCGCTCGCCACCCCGGTGCTGCTCGGACTGCTGCTGTTGGCGGTGCGGGCGGCCCTGCGTCGCGGCCGGGCGGGGACGGCCTTCGCCGCCTCGGCGGCGATGCTCGCGCTGCCGGTCTTCGCGGTGGCGGCGAGCAGTTGGCCGTACGCGCTCGTCACCGGCACCGACCCGACGGCCGGGCTGACCGTGACGCAGGTCGCAGCCGGCGCCCCCACGCTCCGGTTCCTCAACCTCGCCGCGGCACCGCTGCTGCCGGTCCTACTAGGCTCTCAACTGATGTGCTGGTGGCTGTTCCGCGGACGGGTCGACGGCCGCGCTCCGGTGTACTGGTGA
- a CDS encoding aldehyde dehydrogenase family protein, which produces MSKGSPSPARVAVRKTYKLFIGGKFPRSESGRSYLVADTNVALASRKDVRDAVLAARAAVKGWSGATAYNRGQILYRVAEMLEGRRDQFVGLGVPADEVDAAIDRWVWYAGWSDKLAQVYGGANPVAGPYFNLSAPEPSGVVGVVAPAEPSLLGLVSVIAPAIVAGNTVVVLVGESAPLPAVTLAEVLATSDLPGGVVNLLTGRPAETAPWLAGHMDVNALDLAGAVDPDLAADLEIRAAENLKRVLRPVPAGHDWYADPGITRMTALLETKTVWHPKGQ; this is translated from the coding sequence ATGTCTAAGGGTTCCCCGTCGCCGGCACGGGTCGCGGTGCGCAAGACGTACAAGCTCTTCATCGGCGGGAAGTTCCCGCGCAGCGAGTCGGGACGGTCGTATCTCGTGGCGGACACGAACGTGGCACTGGCATCCCGCAAGGACGTCCGGGACGCGGTGCTCGCCGCTCGGGCCGCGGTCAAGGGCTGGTCCGGCGCCACCGCGTACAACCGGGGGCAGATCCTGTACCGGGTGGCCGAGATGCTGGAGGGCCGGCGCGACCAGTTCGTCGGGCTCGGCGTACCGGCCGACGAGGTGGACGCGGCGATCGACCGCTGGGTCTGGTACGCCGGCTGGTCGGACAAGCTCGCCCAGGTCTACGGCGGCGCGAACCCGGTGGCCGGGCCGTACTTCAACCTGTCGGCTCCGGAGCCGAGCGGCGTGGTGGGGGTGGTGGCGCCGGCCGAGCCCAGCCTGCTCGGCCTGGTCAGCGTGATCGCGCCGGCCATCGTGGCCGGCAACACCGTGGTGGTGCTGGTCGGCGAGTCGGCGCCGCTGCCCGCGGTGACCCTCGCCGAGGTGCTGGCCACCTCCGACCTGCCGGGCGGGGTGGTGAACCTGCTCACCGGCCGACCGGCCGAGACCGCGCCCTGGCTGGCCGGGCACATGGACGTGAACGCGCTGGACCTGGCCGGCGCGGTCGATCCCGACCTGGCGGCGGACCTGGAGATCCGGGCGGCGGAGAACCTCAAGCGGGTGCTGCGGCCGGTGCCGGCCGGCCACGACTGGTACGCCGATCCGGGGATCACCCGGATGACGGCGCTGCTGGAGACGAAGACGGTCTGGCATCCCAAGGGCCAGTAG
- a CDS encoding 8-oxo-dGTP diphosphatase — protein MRAIIATLGYVLSGDRRQVLLLRRDRRPDDLHWGYHNGLGGKLEPGEDVVAGMRREIREESGLEARTVELAGTISWPGFGRDGENWFGFLFRIPDWSGEPYRECPEGTLVWTDLADVLAGRVSMWPSDRHFLPLVFAERPAVFHGVMPFADRVALDWRYSLTD, from the coding sequence GTGCGCGCCATCATCGCCACCCTCGGCTACGTGCTGTCCGGCGACCGCCGCCAGGTGCTGCTGCTGCGGCGCGACCGGCGCCCCGACGACCTGCACTGGGGCTACCACAACGGGCTGGGCGGCAAGCTCGAACCGGGCGAGGACGTGGTCGCCGGGATGCGGCGCGAGATCCGCGAGGAGTCGGGGCTGGAGGCCCGGACGGTCGAACTCGCCGGCACGATCTCCTGGCCGGGTTTCGGGCGCGACGGGGAGAACTGGTTCGGCTTCCTGTTCCGGATTCCGGACTGGTCGGGCGAGCCGTACCGGGAGTGCCCGGAGGGCACCCTGGTCTGGACCGACCTGGCCGACGTGCTGGCCGGCCGGGTGTCGATGTGGCCGAGCGACAGGCACTTCCTGCCGCTGGTCTTCGCCGAGCGGCCGGCCGTGTTCCACGGCGTCATGCCGTTCGCCGACCGCGTGGCGCTCGACTGGCGGTACAGCCTGACCGACTGA
- the deoC gene encoding deoxyribose-phosphate aldolase translates to MTATTISGRADLSELGRSEVTLRTFLHGLPGVDQVGAEARAAMLGTRSIKTSAKAWAIDLAIRMVDLTTLEGADTPGKVRALSAKALRPDPADPTCPHVGAVCVYPAMVRYAAEVLRGGGTPAPGGEPGVHLASVATAFPSGQAPLAVKIADTEAAVAAGADEIDMVINRGAFLAGRYGEVYEEIVATRQACGDAHLKVILETGELATYDNVRRASWLAMLAGGDFIKTSTGKVPVAATPPVTLIMLEAVRDFRAATGRQVGVKPAGGIRTTKDAIKYLVMVNETAGADWLHPDWFRFGASSLLNDLLMQRTKLTTGVYAGPDYFTLD, encoded by the coding sequence ATGACGGCGACAACGATCTCGGGCCGGGCGGACCTGTCCGAGCTGGGGCGATCCGAGGTGACCCTGAGGACGTTCCTGCACGGCCTGCCCGGCGTGGACCAGGTCGGGGCGGAAGCGCGGGCGGCCATGCTCGGCACCCGCTCGATCAAGACCTCGGCGAAGGCGTGGGCCATCGACCTCGCGATCCGGATGGTCGACCTCACCACCCTGGAGGGCGCGGACACCCCCGGCAAGGTGCGGGCGCTGTCCGCGAAGGCGCTCCGGCCGGACCCGGCCGACCCGACCTGCCCGCACGTGGGCGCCGTCTGCGTCTATCCGGCCATGGTCCGGTACGCCGCCGAGGTCCTGCGCGGCGGCGGCACCCCGGCGCCCGGCGGCGAGCCGGGGGTGCACCTGGCCAGCGTGGCCACCGCCTTCCCGTCCGGCCAGGCGCCGCTGGCCGTCAAGATCGCCGACACCGAGGCGGCCGTGGCCGCCGGGGCCGACGAGATCGACATGGTGATCAACCGGGGCGCGTTCCTCGCCGGCCGGTACGGCGAGGTGTACGAGGAGATCGTGGCCACCAGGCAGGCGTGCGGGGACGCCCACCTCAAGGTGATCCTGGAGACCGGCGAGCTGGCCACCTACGACAACGTCCGCCGGGCCTCCTGGCTGGCCATGCTCGCGGGCGGGGACTTCATCAAGACCTCCACCGGCAAGGTTCCGGTGGCGGCCACCCCGCCGGTGACCCTGATCATGCTGGAAGCGGTCCGGGACTTCCGCGCGGCCACCGGCCGGCAGGTCGGGGTGAAGCCGGCCGGCGGCATCCGGACCACCAAGGACGCGATCAAGTACCTGGTCATGGTGAACGAGACCGCCGGCGCGGACTGGCTGCACCCGGACTGGTTCCGGTTCGGCGCCTCGTCGCTGCTCAACGACCTGCTGATGCAGCGCACCAAGCTGACCACCGGTGTCTACGCCGGCCCCGACTACTTCACCCTGGACTGA
- a CDS encoding M56 family metallopeptidase, protein MAAAAHFAGIALACYVAAGGLSRAAWVARSPRVAILCWQAIGLAVGLAAIGLPIAVGLAPYRRGTGRALLALAGDLVDGRLPAGLTVPRLGLVGVGVGIAAVLLGSTARSVLAAGRVRRRHRQLLNLVARDDPAAPGALVLDHPSAAAYCLPGVRPRVVVSAGALSLLDRAELAAVLSHERAHADERHDLVLLPFTALCEALPWVRWVHRARHRVALLVEMRADDRARRQHTAGPLANALLRFATAGPRSAPAGALGLADRDLDARLARLLVTGRPPVLRRALSLGAAGALLLAPVCLFLS, encoded by the coding sequence ATGGCCGCCGCCGCACACTTCGCCGGGATCGCGCTGGCCTGCTACGTCGCCGCGGGCGGGCTGAGCCGCGCGGCGTGGGTGGCGCGCAGCCCGCGGGTGGCGATCCTCTGCTGGCAGGCGATCGGGCTCGCCGTCGGGCTCGCCGCGATCGGCCTGCCCATCGCCGTGGGTCTGGCGCCCTACCGGCGCGGCACCGGCCGGGCCCTGCTGGCGCTGGCGGGCGATCTGGTGGACGGCCGGCTGCCGGCCGGACTCACCGTGCCGCGTCTCGGGCTGGTCGGCGTGGGCGTCGGGATCGCCGCCGTGCTGCTCGGTTCGACCGCGCGCAGCGTGCTGGCCGCCGGCCGGGTCCGGCGCCGGCACCGCCAACTGCTCAACCTGGTGGCCCGGGACGATCCGGCGGCCCCGGGCGCGCTGGTGCTGGACCATCCGAGTGCGGCCGCGTACTGCCTGCCCGGCGTCCGGCCGCGGGTGGTGGTCAGCGCCGGCGCGCTGAGCCTGCTGGACCGGGCCGAACTGGCCGCGGTGCTCAGCCACGAACGGGCGCACGCCGACGAACGGCACGACCTGGTGTTGCTTCCCTTCACCGCGCTGTGCGAGGCGCTGCCCTGGGTGCGCTGGGTGCACCGGGCCCGGCACCGGGTGGCGCTGCTGGTCGAGATGCGCGCCGACGACCGCGCCCGGCGCCAGCACACCGCCGGGCCGCTGGCCAACGCGCTGCTGCGGTTCGCCACGGCGGGACCGCGCAGCGCCCCGGCCGGCGCTCTCGGCCTGGCCGACCGGGACCTGGACGCCCGGTTGGCCCGGCTGCTGGTGACCGGCCGGCCGCCGGTGCTGCGCCGCGCCCTCTCACTCGGCGCCGCCGGCGCCCTGCTGCTGGCCCCGGTCTGCCTCTTCCTGAGCTGA
- a CDS encoding BlaI/MecI/CopY family transcriptional regulator, producing MVRLGDLERAVMDVLWDRSPEEGARLTVREVAEALTARELAYTTVMTVLDRLAGKGMVQRQRAGRAWSYRPAASREAYIAQLMLDALDLAGEAAPGQRGGADRLGRGAALVRFARSVTGSEAEILRAALTDQAADRND from the coding sequence GTGGTGCGGCTTGGTGATCTTGAGCGTGCGGTGATGGACGTGCTCTGGGACCGCAGTCCCGAGGAGGGCGCCCGGCTGACCGTGCGCGAGGTCGCCGAGGCGCTGACCGCGCGCGAGTTGGCGTACACCACCGTGATGACCGTGCTGGACCGGCTGGCCGGCAAGGGCATGGTGCAGCGGCAGCGCGCAGGCCGGGCGTGGAGCTACCGGCCCGCGGCCAGCCGCGAGGCGTACATCGCGCAGCTCATGCTGGACGCGCTGGACCTGGCCGGCGAGGCCGCGCCGGGGCAGCGCGGCGGCGCCGACCGGCTCGGCCGGGGCGCGGCGCTGGTCCGGTTCGCCCGCTCGGTGACCGGATCCGAGGCCGAGATCCTCCGGGCGGCCCTCACCGACCAGGCCGCGGACCGGAACGACTGA
- a CDS encoding GPP34 family phosphoprotein, whose protein sequence is MTTTALAEELLLLAYDDKSGKALGSRIGLDLGMAAAVLVDLALANRIAFDDGSIVVTDPTPTGEPIADQVLARVAADTPHTPASWVQRLRHGLRDRALADLCGRGVMRDVDETAMGGFVHVHRYPAVDPSVEAGIRGRLADALTGSATPDERTAALATLVAAIRMEPRLGLAGREAAEVRQRLAEIGAGAGFGGGGSLDDSNVRPSVALVVEALTRAIDAALGTRA, encoded by the coding sequence ATGACCACCACGGCCCTGGCTGAGGAACTGCTGCTACTCGCGTACGACGACAAGTCCGGCAAGGCGCTTGGCTCGCGTATCGGGCTCGATCTGGGGATGGCGGCGGCGGTCCTGGTCGACCTGGCGTTGGCGAACCGGATCGCCTTCGACGACGGTTCCATCGTGGTGACCGACCCGACCCCGACCGGGGAACCGATCGCCGATCAGGTGCTCGCCCGGGTGGCCGCGGACACCCCGCACACCCCGGCCTCCTGGGTGCAGCGGCTGCGGCACGGGCTGCGGGACCGGGCCCTGGCCGACCTGTGCGGGCGCGGGGTCATGCGGGACGTGGACGAGACCGCCATGGGCGGCTTCGTGCACGTGCACCGCTATCCGGCGGTCGATCCCTCGGTGGAGGCCGGCATCCGGGGCCGGCTTGCCGACGCGCTCACCGGCTCGGCGACGCCGGACGAGCGTACGGCGGCGCTGGCCACGCTGGTGGCGGCGATCCGGATGGAGCCCCGGCTGGGGCTGGCCGGCCGGGAGGCCGCCGAGGTGCGGCAGCGGCTGGCGGAGATCGGCGCGGGCGCCGGCTTCGGCGGCGGGGGAAGCCTGGACGACTCGAACGTGCGCCCGTCGGTGGCGCTGGTCGTCGAGGCGCTGACCCGGGCCATCGACGCCGCCCTGGGCACCCGGGCCTGA
- a CDS encoding phospho-sugar mutase, translating into MTAETHELDELREQATAWLAEDPDPAGRAELRRLVAALPGSRAELADRFAGPLTFGTAGLRGPLRAGPNGMNLTVVTRAAAGLVGWLAGHGAGGPLVIGYDARHGSREFAERTARVATGAGRAALLLPRPLPTPVLAYAVRALHGSAGVMVTASHNPPRDNGYKVYLGAELGGSRGAGAQIVPPVDAEIEAAIRAVGPLAEVPLGGPGEVLDERVVTNYVELAAAVVAPGGPRELAVAYTPLHGVGGPVLAAAFRAAGFGAPAVVAEQAEPDPEFPTVAFPNPEEPGATDLLVALAGATGADIAIANDPDADRCAVAIPVPDGPADAPAGDAPAPRRWRMLRGDEVGALLADHLMRRGNRGLYATTIVSSALLRAICTGRDLPYDETLTGFKWIVRAGGAAAAPLVYGYEEALGYCVAPDLVRDKDGITAALLVAELAAGLRAEGRGLADRLDELAAEFGVHQTDQLSIRVDDLREIADMMARLRAATPAGLLGEPITAVEDLLPGADVLIMRTPTARVVVRPSGTEPKLKAYLEVVAPVVDGDVPAARSRAVAALGRLRADVAAALRR; encoded by the coding sequence ATGACGGCGGAGACCCACGAGCTCGACGAACTGCGTGAGCAGGCCACGGCCTGGCTGGCCGAGGATCCCGACCCGGCCGGCCGGGCCGAGTTGCGGCGGCTGGTCGCCGCGCTGCCGGGCAGCCGGGCCGAGTTGGCCGACCGGTTCGCCGGGCCGCTGACCTTCGGCACCGCCGGCCTGCGTGGGCCGCTGCGCGCCGGCCCGAACGGGATGAACCTCACCGTCGTCACCCGGGCCGCGGCCGGGCTGGTCGGCTGGCTCGCCGGCCACGGCGCCGGCGGACCCCTGGTGATCGGGTACGACGCCCGGCACGGCTCCCGGGAGTTCGCCGAGCGCACCGCCCGGGTGGCCACCGGCGCCGGCCGCGCGGCGCTGCTGCTGCCCCGGCCGCTGCCCACCCCGGTACTGGCGTACGCGGTCCGGGCGCTGCACGGCTCCGCCGGGGTGATGGTCACGGCCAGCCACAACCCGCCGCGGGACAACGGCTACAAGGTCTACCTCGGCGCGGAACTGGGCGGGTCGCGGGGTGCCGGCGCGCAGATCGTGCCGCCGGTCGACGCCGAGATCGAGGCCGCCATCCGCGCGGTCGGGCCGCTGGCCGAGGTCCCGCTCGGCGGGCCGGGCGAGGTGCTCGACGAGCGGGTCGTCACGAACTACGTCGAACTGGCCGCCGCCGTGGTGGCGCCGGGCGGCCCGCGCGAACTCGCGGTGGCGTACACCCCGCTGCACGGGGTGGGCGGCCCGGTGCTGGCCGCGGCGTTCCGCGCCGCCGGGTTCGGCGCCCCCGCCGTGGTGGCCGAGCAGGCCGAGCCGGATCCGGAGTTCCCGACCGTGGCGTTCCCCAACCCGGAGGAACCCGGCGCGACCGACCTGCTGGTGGCGCTGGCCGGGGCGACCGGGGCCGACATCGCGATCGCCAACGATCCGGACGCGGACCGGTGCGCCGTGGCGATCCCGGTCCCCGACGGTCCGGCCGACGCGCCGGCCGGCGACGCGCCGGCTCCCCGGCGCTGGCGGATGCTGCGCGGCGACGAGGTCGGCGCGCTGCTGGCCGACCACCTGATGCGGCGCGGCAACCGCGGGCTCTACGCCACCACCATCGTCTCCTCGGCGCTGTTGCGGGCCATCTGCACCGGCCGGGACCTGCCCTACGACGAGACGCTCACCGGATTCAAGTGGATCGTCCGGGCCGGTGGCGCCGCGGCGGCCCCGCTGGTGTACGGCTACGAGGAGGCGCTGGGCTACTGCGTGGCGCCGGACCTGGTCCGGGACAAGGACGGCATCACGGCCGCGCTGCTGGTGGCCGAGCTGGCCGCCGGGCTGCGGGCCGAGGGACGCGGCCTGGCCGACCGGCTGGACGAGTTGGCTGCCGAGTTCGGGGTGCACCAGACCGACCAGCTCTCGATCCGGGTGGACGACCTGCGGGAGATCGCCGACATGATGGCCCGGCTCCGCGCGGCCACCCCGGCCGGCCTGCTCGGCGAGCCGATCACCGCCGTGGAGGACCTGCTACCCGGCGCCGACGTGCTGATCATGCGTACCCCGACCGCCCGGGTGGTGGTCCGGCCCTCCGGCACCGAGCCGAAGCTCAAGGCGTACCTGGAGGTGGTCGCCCCGGTGGTGGACGGTGACGTGCCGGCGGCCCGGTCCCGGGCGGTGGCCGCGCTCGGCCGGCTCCGGGCGGACGTCGCCGCCGCACTGCGTCGCTGA
- the upp gene encoding uracil phosphoribosyltransferase, which produces MDVLVVDHPLAQSRLTAMRDARTDSAAFRAALHELTTMLVYEAARSFPLERYPVSTPVAPTDGFRLANPPLLVPVLRAGLGMADAALGLLPESSMGFVGLARDEETFEPRAYMESLPVELAGIPVLVLDPMVATGGSLEHCCRLLAERGCTEITVLCVLAAPAGIERLERSGLPLRMVTAAVDERLNDRRFIVPGLGDAGDRQFGGMPRF; this is translated from the coding sequence GTGGACGTACTCGTTGTTGACCATCCGCTCGCCCAGTCGCGGCTCACCGCGATGCGGGACGCCCGGACGGACTCGGCGGCCTTCCGGGCCGCGCTGCACGAACTGACCACCATGCTGGTGTACGAGGCGGCGCGGTCGTTCCCGCTGGAGCGCTACCCGGTGAGCACGCCGGTGGCGCCCACCGACGGGTTCCGGCTGGCCAACCCGCCGCTGCTGGTGCCGGTGCTGCGGGCCGGGCTCGGGATGGCCGACGCGGCCCTCGGCCTGCTGCCCGAGTCGTCCATGGGCTTCGTGGGACTGGCCCGGGACGAGGAGACGTTCGAGCCGCGGGCCTACATGGAGTCGCTGCCCGTCGAGCTGGCCGGCATCCCCGTGCTGGTGCTGGACCCGATGGTGGCCACCGGCGGCTCGCTGGAGCACTGCTGCCGGCTGCTGGCAGAGCGGGGCTGCACCGAGATCACCGTGCTGTGCGTGCTGGCTGCCCCGGCCGGCATCGAGCGGCTGGAGCGGTCCGGCCTGCCGCTGCGGATGGTCACCGCGGCCGTCGACGAGCGGCTGAACGACCGCCGCTTCATCGTGCCCGGGCTCGGGGACGCCGGCGACCGCCAGTTCGGCGGCATGCCGCGGTTCTGA
- a CDS encoding aldehyde dehydrogenase family protein, translated as MGPFEYAPAPESRAIVDLKPSYGLFVDGEFVDPGDGGGFKSINPASEEVLAEVAEAGPRDVDRAVAAARTAYERVWGPMPGRDRAKYLYRIARIIQERSRELAVLESLDNGKPIRESRDVDLPLVAAHFFYYAGWADKLRYAGFGRGPAGRDGDADPRPLGVAGQVIPWNFPLLMLAWKIAPALAAGNTVVLKPAETTPLSALLFAEICQQADLPPGVVNIVTGAGDTGRALVEHAGIDKVAFTGSTEVGRQIARSVAGTGRKLTLELGGKAANIVFDDAPVDQAVEGIVNGIFFNQGHVCCAGSRLLVQESVYDEVLGALKRRMTRLRVGDPLDKNTDIGAINSAAQLDRIRELSQVGAAEGAQRWSPPCELPDRGFWFAPTVFTGVTQAHRIAREEIFGPVLSVLTFRTPAEAIEKANNTPYGLSAGIWTDKGSRILWLADRLRAGVVWANTFNKFDPTSPFGGYKESGYGREGGRHGLEAYLDV; from the coding sequence ATGGGCCCGTTCGAGTACGCCCCCGCCCCCGAGTCCCGCGCGATCGTCGACCTGAAGCCCTCGTACGGCCTGTTCGTCGACGGCGAGTTCGTGGATCCGGGCGACGGCGGCGGTTTCAAGTCGATCAACCCGGCCTCCGAGGAGGTCCTCGCCGAGGTCGCCGAGGCCGGCCCGCGGGACGTCGACCGGGCGGTCGCCGCCGCCCGGACCGCGTACGAGCGGGTCTGGGGGCCGATGCCCGGCCGGGACCGCGCGAAGTACCTCTACCGGATCGCCCGGATCATCCAGGAACGCTCCCGCGAGCTGGCCGTGCTGGAGTCGCTGGACAACGGCAAGCCCATCCGCGAGTCCCGCGACGTCGACCTCCCGCTGGTCGCCGCGCACTTCTTCTACTACGCCGGCTGGGCCGACAAGCTGCGCTACGCCGGGTTCGGCCGGGGGCCGGCGGGCCGGGACGGCGACGCCGACCCGCGACCGCTCGGCGTGGCCGGACAGGTCATCCCGTGGAACTTCCCGCTGCTCATGCTGGCCTGGAAGATCGCGCCCGCGCTGGCCGCCGGCAACACGGTGGTGCTCAAGCCGGCCGAGACCACCCCGCTGAGCGCGCTGCTGTTCGCCGAGATCTGCCAGCAGGCCGACCTGCCGCCGGGCGTGGTGAACATCGTGACCGGCGCCGGCGACACCGGCCGCGCCCTGGTCGAGCACGCCGGCATCGACAAGGTCGCGTTCACCGGCTCGACCGAGGTGGGGCGGCAGATCGCCCGCTCGGTGGCCGGCACCGGCAGGAAGCTCACCCTCGAACTGGGCGGCAAGGCGGCGAACATCGTCTTCGACGACGCCCCGGTCGACCAGGCCGTCGAGGGCATCGTGAACGGCATCTTCTTCAACCAGGGCCACGTCTGCTGCGCCGGCTCCCGGCTGCTGGTGCAGGAATCGGTGTACGACGAGGTGCTCGGCGCGCTCAAGCGCCGGATGACCCGGCTGCGCGTGGGCGACCCGCTGGACAAGAACACCGACATCGGGGCGATCAACAGCGCCGCGCAACTGGACCGGATCCGCGAGCTGTCGCAGGTGGGCGCGGCCGAGGGCGCGCAGCGCTGGTCGCCGCCGTGCGAGCTGCCCGACCGGGGCTTCTGGTTCGCGCCAACGGTCTTCACCGGGGTGACCCAGGCGCACCGGATCGCCCGGGAGGAGATCTTCGGCCCGGTGCTGTCCGTGCTGACCTTCCGGACCCCGGCCGAGGCGATCGAAAAGGCCAACAACACGCCGTACGGGCTGTCCGCCGGGATCTGGACCGACAAGGGGTCCCGGATCCTGTGGCTGGCCGACCGGCTGCGCGCCGGGGTGGTCTGGGCCAACACGTTCAACAAATTCGATCCGACCTCGCCGTTCGGCGGCTACAAGGAGTCGGGCTACGGCCGCGAGGGCGGCCGGCACGGGCTGGAGGCGTACCTCGATGTCTAA
- a CDS encoding cytochrome ubiquinol oxidase subunit I: protein MDPLPLARFQFAATTTIHFLFVAVTLGLVTLLVILQTAWVITGKAKYERLTRFWGTLYVINYVLGIATGIVLEFQFGLNWSGLSRYAGNVFGAALALETLTAFFLESTLLGMWIFGWHRLRRGVHLGLLYGVALTAYASAFWVVLANAWLQHPVGYELRDGVAQLTDFGALIRNPTLGMAFGHVVSAALTTGGLLMAAVSAWHLLRRTRDHLLFRTSLRLGLVTTALAVTALQGFGFAQFRPVAAVQPVKFGTGPEQDAVIADWAARFGPADYVPPVLANVGLGYMILIGFTLGGVWLLLPLLWRDWIIRLRFPLWLVLLALPLPFAAVILGWLAREVGRQPWAVYGLLRVDQALSPGVDGRVLLVSFLGFTLLLGALAVTNWVLMARHAARGAHDLALGRPPSAAADAPPTWSDEPLIAR, encoded by the coding sequence ATGGACCCGCTCCCGCTCGCCCGCTTCCAGTTCGCCGCCACCACGACGATCCACTTCCTGTTCGTGGCGGTCACCCTCGGCCTGGTCACCCTGCTGGTCATCCTGCAGACCGCCTGGGTGATCACAGGCAAGGCGAAGTACGAACGCCTGACCCGGTTCTGGGGCACGCTCTACGTGATCAACTACGTTCTCGGCATCGCGACCGGCATCGTGCTGGAGTTCCAGTTCGGACTGAACTGGAGCGGCCTGTCGCGGTACGCCGGCAACGTCTTCGGCGCCGCGCTGGCGCTGGAGACGCTCACCGCGTTCTTCCTCGAATCCACCCTGCTCGGCATGTGGATCTTCGGCTGGCACCGGCTGCGCCGGGGCGTCCACCTCGGGCTGCTGTACGGCGTCGCGCTCACCGCGTACGCCTCGGCGTTCTGGGTGGTGCTGGCGAACGCCTGGTTGCAGCACCCGGTCGGCTACGAGCTGCGCGACGGGGTGGCCCAGTTGACCGATTTCGGGGCGCTGATCCGCAACCCCACCCTCGGAATGGCGTTCGGGCACGTGGTGTCGGCCGCGCTCACCACCGGCGGGCTGCTGATGGCCGCCGTCAGCGCCTGGCACCTGCTCCGGCGTACCCGTGATCATCTGCTGTTCCGCACCTCGCTGCGGCTCGGGCTGGTCACCACGGCGCTCGCGGTCACCGCCCTGCAGGGCTTCGGGTTCGCCCAGTTCAGACCGGTCGCCGCGGTCCAGCCGGTCAAGTTCGGCACGGGTCCCGAACAGGACGCCGTGATCGCGGACTGGGCGGCCCGGTTCGGCCCCGCCGACTACGTACCGCCGGTGCTGGCCAACGTGGGGCTGGGCTACATGATCCTGATCGGCTTCACCCTGGGCGGCGTCTGGCTGCTGCTTCCCCTGCTCTGGCGGGACTGGATCATCCGGCTCCGCTTCCCGCTCTGGCTGGTGCTGCTGGCCCTGCCGCTGCCGTTCGCCGCCGTGATCCTCGGCTGGCTGGCCCGGGAGGTGGGCCGGCAACCGTGGGCCGTCTACGGGCTGCTGCGGGTGGACCAGGCCCTCTCGCCGGGGGTGGACGGCCGGGTGCTGCTCGTCTCGTTCCTCGGTTTCACCCTGCTGCTCGGCGCCCTCGCCGTGACCAACTGGGTGCTGATGGCCCGGCACGCCGCCCGCGGCGCGCACGACCTGGCGCTCGGCAGGCCGCCCTCGGCCGCCGCGGACGCGCCGCCGACCTGGTCCGACGAGCCGCTGATCGCCCGGTAG